From Harpia harpyja isolate bHarHar1 chromosome 21, bHarHar1 primary haplotype, whole genome shotgun sequence, one genomic window encodes:
- the ABCC6 gene encoding ATP-binding cassette sub-family C member 6 isoform X2, which yields MAAGGALCGSREGSAGLWNWNQTWYTNTPRFTWCFESTVIAWIPCAYLWICFPFYYLYLRHKTKGYIRMSHIFKTKMVLGFILVVLCFSNVFFVLWEISQGIPRAPAFFISPAVVGITMILAVFLTQAERMMGIQSSGILLIYWLLSFMAAVVMFSSKVQHALERGFLEDHFRHVTTYLYVSLVLGELVLFCLVDHPPFFSKAVNSPNQCPEASTSFLSKITYWWFSGLVWKGRQQSLKVDDLWPVRKEDSSEEIVAWAEREWKKCHSRTQQKMGSATFKKGQKSETGIAEAEETEVLLQSEHSQSRPLLKAFWSMFGTYFLLSTVCLVICDVFLFSIPKLLSLFLEFIEDREAPSWHGYFYAFTMFLLACLQTLFEQRYMYMCLVLGLRLKTAVTGLVYRKILVMSNASRKAATVGEIVNLVSVDVQKLMDLIIYFNGTWLAPIRIIICFVFLWQLLGPSALTSIAVFLFLLPLNFMITKKRSQFQETQMKHKDERAKLTSAILSDIKVIKLYGWEKTFMEKVLGIRKQELQALKRSQILFSASLASFHSSTFLIAFVMFAVYTLVDNTHILDAQKAFVSLTLINILNTAHSFLPLSINAAVQAKVSLKRLAAFLNLEELNPESSSRNTSDCVQASITIRNGTFCWSKETSPCLRRIDLTVPQGSLLAVVGQVGAGKSSLLSALLGELEKTDGCMIMKDTAAYVPQQAWIQNASVEDNILFGKEMNETWFNRVIDACALQPDLESFPAGQKSEIGEKGINISGGQKQRVNLARAVYQKASIYLLDDPLSAVDAHVGQHIFEHVLGPNGLLKDKKTADCKSSSEQGNTRTIVTVQSLFKQTRVLVTHTINILPQVDNIVFLVDGTISEIGSYQELLQRDGAFAEFLHSHITAEEQAGTGFPALGDTKGTITSRSGLSQEKLFSDNSVKSSAMGRETIPASQDSTTAAATKGRLMKGEKTQHGRVNTSIYAAYLKATGLPLCVYTILLFTCQQAVSFSRGYWLSMWTDDPVHNRTQQHTELRVGVFGALGVIQALGRFASTAAVLLGGVLASHKLFLQLLRNVARSPMVFFEQTPIGNLLNRFSREMDAIDSVIPDKLKSLLGFLFNLLEIYLVIIVATPRAAMAIVPLTVLYAAFQHFYVITSCQLRRIEAASRSPIYSHISETFQGSSVIRAHKAQERFILKSNFLVDENQRICFPGAVADRWLATNLEFLSNGIVLFAALFAAMGRTHLSPGTAGFSISYALQITGVLNWMVRSWTEIENNIVSVERVREYLRTPKEAPWTLNSKLQGQVWLTEGRIEFRNYSLRYRPNLELALKHVNLTINGQEKIGITGRTGAGKSTLAVGLLRLVEAAEGAILIDGLDIAQLGLHDLRTMITVIPQDPVLFSGSLRMNLDPLNQYTDADIWTALELTQLKNFVADLPDQLEYKCTDQGENLSTGQKQLVCLARALLRKAKILILDEATAAVDLETDLQIQSTLRTQFKDSTVLTIAHRINTVMDCDRILVLENGRIAEFDTLEHLIAQKGLFYRLMEESGLA from the exons ATGGCGGCGGGCGGTGCGCTGTGCGGCTCCCGGGAGGGCTCCGCGGGGCTCTGG AACTGGAACCAGACATGGTATACAAACACCCCAAGATTTACGTGGTGCTTTGAGAGTACAGTCATTGCTTGGATCCCTTGTGCCTATCTTTGGATCTGTTTTCCTTTCTACTACTTGTATCTTCGACACAAAACCAAAGGCTATATCAGGATGTCCCACatcttcaaaaccaaaatg GTCCTTGGATTCATCCTGGTAGTACTGTGTTTTTCTAATGTCTTCTTCGTACTGTGGGAAATAAGCCAAGGAATCCCACGGGCTCCAGCATTCTTCATTAGCCCTGCCGTGGTGGGAATCACAATG ATCCTTGCCGTGTTCCTTACCCAGGCAGAAAGAATGATGGGCATCCAGTCTTCAGGCATCCTGTTGATTTACTGGCTGCTCTCATTCATGGCTGCAGTTGTGATGTTTAGTTCCAAAGTCCAACATGCCCTGGAAAGA GGCTTCCTGGAAGACCATTTCCGCCACGTTACTACTTACCTTTATGTTAGCCTGGTGCTAGGAGAACTTGTTTTATTCTGCTTAGTTGATCACCCTCCCTTCTTCTCTAAAGCTGTCAACAGTCCT AATCAGTGTCCAGAAGCCAGcacctcttttctttccaaaatcacATACTGGTGGTTCTCTGg gcttGTCTGGAAAGGCCGTCAGCAGTCCTTGAAGGTAGATGACTTATGGCCAGTGAGGAAAGAGGACTCCTCTGAAGAAATTGTTGCTTGGGCTGAAAGAGAGTGGAAGAAATGTCATAGCAGAACCCAGCA AAAAATGGGGTCTGCTACATTTAAAAAGGGTCAGAAGAGTGAAACTGGCATAGCAGAAGCTGAGGAGACAGAGGTGCTACTGCAATCAGAGCACAGTCAGAGCAGGCCCCTACTGAAAGCGTTTTGGAGCATGTTTGGAACCTATTTCCTTCTCAGCACTGTCTGCTTAGTTATCTGTGATGTCTTCTTGTTCTCCATCCCAAAGTTACTGAG CCTTTTCCTGGAGTTCATTGAAGATCGAGAAGCACCTAGCTGGCATGGTTATTTCTATGCCTTCACTATGTTCCTTTTGGCTTGTCTCCAGACTCTGTTTGAACAACGATATATGTACATGTGTCTTGTTCTGGGGTTGAGACTGAAAACTGCAGTAACAGGGCTTGTGTACAGGAAG ATCCTAGTTATGTCAAATGCATCAAGGAAAGCAGCAACAGTAGGTGAAATTGTTAATCTGGTGTCTGTTGATGTCCAAAAGCTAATGGACCTGATTATCTATTTTAATGGGACCTGGCTTGCTCCCATTCGGATTATCATCTGCTTTGTCTTCTTGTGGCAG CTTCTTGGGCCATCTGCCTTGACTTCGATTGctgtattcctttttcttttgcctctcaATTTCATGATCACCAAGAAGAGGAGTCAGTTTCAG GAGACCCAGATGAAACATAAAGATGAGCGGGCCAAACTCACCAGTGCCATTCTCAGCGACATTAAAGTAATCAAACTGTATGGCTGGGAGAAAACCTTCATGGAGAAAGTACTTGGTATCCGGAAGCAAGAACTTCAGGCCCTAAAAAGATCTCAGATTCTCTTCTCAGCATCTCTAGCTTCTTTCCATTCATCAACTTTCCTG ATTGCATTTGTCATGTTTGCTGTCTACACCCTGGTGGATAACACACACATCCTGGATGCTCAGAAGGCCTTTGTATCTTTAACACTGATCAACATTCTCAACACTGCTCACTCCTTCCTGCCACTCTCCATAAATGCTGCTGTCCAG GCCAAGGTTTCTTTAAAGCGCTTAGCAGCTTTTCTGAATCTGGAAGAACTGAATCCTGAGAGCTCAAGCAGAAACACTTCTGACTGTG TACAGGCAAGTATCACCATAAGAAATGGGACTTTTTGCTGGAGCAAAGAAACTTCTCCTTGTCTTAGAAG GATAGATCTTACCGTGCCCCAAGGCTCCTTGCTTGCTGTAGTTGGCCAGGTAGGTGCTGGAAAGTCCTCCTTGCTGTCAGCGTTACTTGGTGAGCTGGAGAAGACGGACGGCTGCATGATCATGAAG gACACGGCAGCTTATGTCCCCCAGCAAGCTTGGATACAAAATGCTTCAGTGGAAGATAATATTCTCTTTGGGAAAGAGATGAATGAAACATGGTTCAATAGAGTGATAGATGCTTGTGCACTGCAACCTGATTTGGAGAGCTTCCCTGCAGGGCAGAAGAGTGAAATAGGAGAGAAG GGAATAAATATATCTGGAGGGCAGAAGCAAAGGGTCAACCTTGCTCGTGCCGTGTACCAGAAGGCTTCAATTTACCTACTTGATGACCCCCTCTCAGCTGTTGATGCCCATGTTGGACAGCACATTTTTGAACATGTTCTTGGACCCAACGGCTTACTGAAGGACAAG AAGACAGCTGACTGCAAAAGCTCGAGTGAGCAGGGAAACACCAGAACAATTGTAACTGTTCAATCTTTATTCAAGCAGACTCGTGTGCTGGTGACTCACACAATCAACATTTTGCCTCAAGTGGAcaacattgtttttctggtggatGGAACGATCTCAGAGATTGGTTCCTACCAAGAACTTCTACAGAGAGATGGGGCATTTGCAGAATTTCTTCATTCACACATTactgcagaagagcaggcagGCACTGGTTTTCCAG CTCTAGGAGACACCAAAGGCACCATCACCTCTAGAAGTGGTCTATCACAGGAGAAGCTCTTTAG tGACAATTCAGTCAAATCTTCTGCTATGGGAAGGGAGACCATTCCTGCAAGTCAAGACTCTACCACTGCTGCAGCCACCAAAGGAAGATTAATGAAGGGAGAGAAAACCCAGCATGGCAGG GTTAATACTTCAATTTATGCAGCCTACCTGAAGGCGACAGGCTTACCACTGTGTGTGTACACCATTCTGTTGTTCACATGTCAGCAAGCTGTGTCATTTTCTCGTGGTTACTGGCTCAGCATGTGGACAGATGACCCTGTTCACAACAGGACACAACAGCACACAGAGCTGAGAGTTGGAGTCTTTGGTGCACTAGGAGTCATTCAAG CCCTTGGCAGATTTGCCTCCACAGCAGCAGTCCTTCTAGGTGGCGTGTTAGCATCGCACAAGCTGTTTCTGCAGTTGCTGAGGAACGTTGCTAGATCCCCAATGGTCTTCTTTGAGCAAACACCCATTGGAAACTTGCTGAACCGCTTCTCCAGAGAAATGGATGCTATTGATTCTGTCATCCCTGACAAACTGAAGTCCTTGCTGGGATTCTTGTTCAACTTGCTGGAGATCTACCTTGTCATTATAGTGGCTACACCAAGGGCAGCAATGGCCATAGTGCCCTTGACTGTTCTTTATGCTGCATTCCAG CACTTCTATGTCATCACCTCCTGCCAGCTGAGACGCATAGAGGCTGCCAGCAGATCACCCATCTATTCCCACATTTCAGAAACTTTCCAAGGGAGCAGTGTGATCCGTGCTCACAAGGCCCAGGAAAGGTTTATTTTGAAGAGCAATTTTCTAGTGGACGAGAATCAGCGAATATGCTTCCCTGGAGCAGTTGCTGACAG ATGGCTTGCTACAAACCTGGAGTTTCTAAGCAATGGCATTGTGTTGTTTGCAGCACTATTTGCAGCAATGGGCAGAACACATCTTAGTCCAGGAACTGCTGGCTTCTCCATTTCATATGCTCTTCAG ATAACTGGTGTTCTGAACTGGATGGTGCGCTCCTGGACAGAAATAGAGAACAACATTGTTTCTGTGGAGAGAGTGAGAGAATACTTGAGGACTCCTAAGGAG GCACCCTGGACTCTGAATAGCAAACTTCAAGGTCAAGTTTGGCTCACTGAAGGAAGAATTGAATTTAGAAACTATAGTTTGCGATACAGGCCAAATTTGGAGTTAGCACTGAAGCATGTCAATCTAACCATCAACGGGCAAGAGAAG ATCGGCATAACTGGAAGAACAGGAGCTGGGAAATCTACTCTTGCTGTGGGATTGCTGCGATTAGTGGAAGCTGCAGAAGGAGCGATCCTAATTGATGGACTAGATATTGCTCAACTAGGTCTCCATGACCTTAGAACCATGATAACTGTCATTCCCCAG GatccagttttgttttctggctCTCTAAGAATGAATCTGGACCCGTTAAACCAATACACTGATGCAGACATCTGGACAGCTTTGGAACTGACTCAGCTCAAGAACTTTGTTGCAGATTTGCCCGATCAGTTGGAATATAAGTGCACTGACCAAGGGGAAAACCTAAG CACTGGTCAGAAACAGCTGGTTTGTCTGGCCAGAGCACTTCTTCGGAAAGCCAAAATCCTCATTCTAGATGAGGCCACAGCAGCAGTAGATTTAGAAACTGATCTTCAGATTCAGTCCACCCTGAGGACTCAGTTCAAAGACAGCACAGTGTTAACAATAGCTCACCGGATAAACACTGTCATGGACTGTGACAG GATTTTAGTCTTGGAAAATGGTCGGATAGCTGAATTTGATACTCTGGAACACTTAATAGCTCAGAAGGGACTGTTCTACAGACTGATGGAAGAATCAGGCCTTGCGTGA
- the ABCC6 gene encoding ATP-binding cassette sub-family C member 6 isoform X5, whose protein sequence is MAAGGALCGSREGSAGLWNWNQTWYTNTPRFTWCFESTVIAWIPCAYLWICFPFYYLYLRHKTKGYIRMSHIFKTKMVLGFILVVLCFSNVFFVLWEISQGIPRAPAFFISPAVVGITMILAVFLTQAERMMGIQSSGILLIYWLLSFMAAVVMFSSKVQHALERGFLEDHFRHVTTYLYVSLVLGELVLFCLVDHPPFFSKAVNSPNQCPEASTSFLSKITYWWFSGLVWKGRQQSLKVDDLWPVRKEDSSEEIVAWAEREWKKCHSRTQQKMGSATFKKGQKSETGIAEAEETEVLLQSEHSQSRPLLKAFWSMFGTYFLLSTVCLVICDVFLFSIPKLLSLFLEFIEDREAPSWHGYFYAFTMFLLACLQTLFEQRYMYMCLVLGLRLKTAVTGLVYRKILVMSNASRKAATVGEIVNLVSVDVQKLMDLIIYFNGTWLAPIRIIICFVFLWQLLGPSALTSIAVFLFLLPLNFMITKKRSQFQETQMKHKDERAKLTSAILSDIKVIKLYGWEKTFMEKVLGIRKQELQALKRSQILFSASLASFHSSTFLIAFVMFAVYTLVDNTHILDAQKAFVSLTLINILNTAHSFLPLSINAAVQAKVSLKRLAAFLNLEELNPESSSRNTSDCVQASITIRNGTFCWSKETSPCLRRIDLTVPQGSLLAVVGQVGAGKSSLLSALLGELEKTDGCMIMKDTAAYVPQQAWIQNASVEDNILFGKEMNETWFNRVIDACALQPDLESFPAGQKSEIGEKGINISGGQKQRVNLARAVYQKASIYLLDDPLSAVDAHVGQHIFEHVLGPNGLLKDKTRVLVTHTINILPQVDNIVFLVDGTISEIGSYQELLQRDGAFAEFLHSHITAEEQAGTGFPALGDTKGTITSRSGLSQEKLFSDNSVKSSAMGRETIPASQDSTTAAATKGRLMKGEKTQHGRVNTSIYAAYLKATGLPLCVYTILLFTCQQAVSFSRGYWLSMWTDDPVHNRTQQHTELRVGVFGALGVIQALGRFASTAAVLLGGVLASHKLFLQLLRNVARSPMVFFEQTPIGNLLNRFSREMDAIDSVIPDKLKSLLGFLFNLLEIYLVIIVATPRAAMAIVPLTVLYAAFQHFYVITSCQLRRIEAASRSPIYSHISETFQGSSVIRAHKAQERFILKSNFLVDENQRICFPGAVADRWLATNLEFLSNGIVLFAALFAAMGRTHLSPGTAGFSISYALQITGVLNWMVRSWTEIENNIVSVERVREYLRTPKEAPWTLNSKLQGQVWLTEGRIEFRNYSLRYRPNLELALKHVNLTINGQEKIGITGRTGAGKSTLAVGLLRLVEAAEGAILIDGLDIAQLGLHDLRTMITVIPQDPVLFSGSLRMNLDPLNQYTDADIWTALELTQLKNFVADLPDQLEYKCTDQGENLSTGQKQLVCLARALLRKAKILILDEATAAVDLETDLQIQSTLRTQFKDSTVLTIAHRINTVMDCDRILVLENGRIAEFDTLEHLIAQKGLFYRLMEESGLA, encoded by the exons ATGGCGGCGGGCGGTGCGCTGTGCGGCTCCCGGGAGGGCTCCGCGGGGCTCTGG AACTGGAACCAGACATGGTATACAAACACCCCAAGATTTACGTGGTGCTTTGAGAGTACAGTCATTGCTTGGATCCCTTGTGCCTATCTTTGGATCTGTTTTCCTTTCTACTACTTGTATCTTCGACACAAAACCAAAGGCTATATCAGGATGTCCCACatcttcaaaaccaaaatg GTCCTTGGATTCATCCTGGTAGTACTGTGTTTTTCTAATGTCTTCTTCGTACTGTGGGAAATAAGCCAAGGAATCCCACGGGCTCCAGCATTCTTCATTAGCCCTGCCGTGGTGGGAATCACAATG ATCCTTGCCGTGTTCCTTACCCAGGCAGAAAGAATGATGGGCATCCAGTCTTCAGGCATCCTGTTGATTTACTGGCTGCTCTCATTCATGGCTGCAGTTGTGATGTTTAGTTCCAAAGTCCAACATGCCCTGGAAAGA GGCTTCCTGGAAGACCATTTCCGCCACGTTACTACTTACCTTTATGTTAGCCTGGTGCTAGGAGAACTTGTTTTATTCTGCTTAGTTGATCACCCTCCCTTCTTCTCTAAAGCTGTCAACAGTCCT AATCAGTGTCCAGAAGCCAGcacctcttttctttccaaaatcacATACTGGTGGTTCTCTGg gcttGTCTGGAAAGGCCGTCAGCAGTCCTTGAAGGTAGATGACTTATGGCCAGTGAGGAAAGAGGACTCCTCTGAAGAAATTGTTGCTTGGGCTGAAAGAGAGTGGAAGAAATGTCATAGCAGAACCCAGCA AAAAATGGGGTCTGCTACATTTAAAAAGGGTCAGAAGAGTGAAACTGGCATAGCAGAAGCTGAGGAGACAGAGGTGCTACTGCAATCAGAGCACAGTCAGAGCAGGCCCCTACTGAAAGCGTTTTGGAGCATGTTTGGAACCTATTTCCTTCTCAGCACTGTCTGCTTAGTTATCTGTGATGTCTTCTTGTTCTCCATCCCAAAGTTACTGAG CCTTTTCCTGGAGTTCATTGAAGATCGAGAAGCACCTAGCTGGCATGGTTATTTCTATGCCTTCACTATGTTCCTTTTGGCTTGTCTCCAGACTCTGTTTGAACAACGATATATGTACATGTGTCTTGTTCTGGGGTTGAGACTGAAAACTGCAGTAACAGGGCTTGTGTACAGGAAG ATCCTAGTTATGTCAAATGCATCAAGGAAAGCAGCAACAGTAGGTGAAATTGTTAATCTGGTGTCTGTTGATGTCCAAAAGCTAATGGACCTGATTATCTATTTTAATGGGACCTGGCTTGCTCCCATTCGGATTATCATCTGCTTTGTCTTCTTGTGGCAG CTTCTTGGGCCATCTGCCTTGACTTCGATTGctgtattcctttttcttttgcctctcaATTTCATGATCACCAAGAAGAGGAGTCAGTTTCAG GAGACCCAGATGAAACATAAAGATGAGCGGGCCAAACTCACCAGTGCCATTCTCAGCGACATTAAAGTAATCAAACTGTATGGCTGGGAGAAAACCTTCATGGAGAAAGTACTTGGTATCCGGAAGCAAGAACTTCAGGCCCTAAAAAGATCTCAGATTCTCTTCTCAGCATCTCTAGCTTCTTTCCATTCATCAACTTTCCTG ATTGCATTTGTCATGTTTGCTGTCTACACCCTGGTGGATAACACACACATCCTGGATGCTCAGAAGGCCTTTGTATCTTTAACACTGATCAACATTCTCAACACTGCTCACTCCTTCCTGCCACTCTCCATAAATGCTGCTGTCCAG GCCAAGGTTTCTTTAAAGCGCTTAGCAGCTTTTCTGAATCTGGAAGAACTGAATCCTGAGAGCTCAAGCAGAAACACTTCTGACTGTG TACAGGCAAGTATCACCATAAGAAATGGGACTTTTTGCTGGAGCAAAGAAACTTCTCCTTGTCTTAGAAG GATAGATCTTACCGTGCCCCAAGGCTCCTTGCTTGCTGTAGTTGGCCAGGTAGGTGCTGGAAAGTCCTCCTTGCTGTCAGCGTTACTTGGTGAGCTGGAGAAGACGGACGGCTGCATGATCATGAAG gACACGGCAGCTTATGTCCCCCAGCAAGCTTGGATACAAAATGCTTCAGTGGAAGATAATATTCTCTTTGGGAAAGAGATGAATGAAACATGGTTCAATAGAGTGATAGATGCTTGTGCACTGCAACCTGATTTGGAGAGCTTCCCTGCAGGGCAGAAGAGTGAAATAGGAGAGAAG GGAATAAATATATCTGGAGGGCAGAAGCAAAGGGTCAACCTTGCTCGTGCCGTGTACCAGAAGGCTTCAATTTACCTACTTGATGACCCCCTCTCAGCTGTTGATGCCCATGTTGGACAGCACATTTTTGAACATGTTCTTGGACCCAACGGCTTACTGAAGGACAAG ACTCGTGTGCTGGTGACTCACACAATCAACATTTTGCCTCAAGTGGAcaacattgtttttctggtggatGGAACGATCTCAGAGATTGGTTCCTACCAAGAACTTCTACAGAGAGATGGGGCATTTGCAGAATTTCTTCATTCACACATTactgcagaagagcaggcagGCACTGGTTTTCCAG CTCTAGGAGACACCAAAGGCACCATCACCTCTAGAAGTGGTCTATCACAGGAGAAGCTCTTTAG tGACAATTCAGTCAAATCTTCTGCTATGGGAAGGGAGACCATTCCTGCAAGTCAAGACTCTACCACTGCTGCAGCCACCAAAGGAAGATTAATGAAGGGAGAGAAAACCCAGCATGGCAGG GTTAATACTTCAATTTATGCAGCCTACCTGAAGGCGACAGGCTTACCACTGTGTGTGTACACCATTCTGTTGTTCACATGTCAGCAAGCTGTGTCATTTTCTCGTGGTTACTGGCTCAGCATGTGGACAGATGACCCTGTTCACAACAGGACACAACAGCACACAGAGCTGAGAGTTGGAGTCTTTGGTGCACTAGGAGTCATTCAAG CCCTTGGCAGATTTGCCTCCACAGCAGCAGTCCTTCTAGGTGGCGTGTTAGCATCGCACAAGCTGTTTCTGCAGTTGCTGAGGAACGTTGCTAGATCCCCAATGGTCTTCTTTGAGCAAACACCCATTGGAAACTTGCTGAACCGCTTCTCCAGAGAAATGGATGCTATTGATTCTGTCATCCCTGACAAACTGAAGTCCTTGCTGGGATTCTTGTTCAACTTGCTGGAGATCTACCTTGTCATTATAGTGGCTACACCAAGGGCAGCAATGGCCATAGTGCCCTTGACTGTTCTTTATGCTGCATTCCAG CACTTCTATGTCATCACCTCCTGCCAGCTGAGACGCATAGAGGCTGCCAGCAGATCACCCATCTATTCCCACATTTCAGAAACTTTCCAAGGGAGCAGTGTGATCCGTGCTCACAAGGCCCAGGAAAGGTTTATTTTGAAGAGCAATTTTCTAGTGGACGAGAATCAGCGAATATGCTTCCCTGGAGCAGTTGCTGACAG ATGGCTTGCTACAAACCTGGAGTTTCTAAGCAATGGCATTGTGTTGTTTGCAGCACTATTTGCAGCAATGGGCAGAACACATCTTAGTCCAGGAACTGCTGGCTTCTCCATTTCATATGCTCTTCAG ATAACTGGTGTTCTGAACTGGATGGTGCGCTCCTGGACAGAAATAGAGAACAACATTGTTTCTGTGGAGAGAGTGAGAGAATACTTGAGGACTCCTAAGGAG GCACCCTGGACTCTGAATAGCAAACTTCAAGGTCAAGTTTGGCTCACTGAAGGAAGAATTGAATTTAGAAACTATAGTTTGCGATACAGGCCAAATTTGGAGTTAGCACTGAAGCATGTCAATCTAACCATCAACGGGCAAGAGAAG ATCGGCATAACTGGAAGAACAGGAGCTGGGAAATCTACTCTTGCTGTGGGATTGCTGCGATTAGTGGAAGCTGCAGAAGGAGCGATCCTAATTGATGGACTAGATATTGCTCAACTAGGTCTCCATGACCTTAGAACCATGATAACTGTCATTCCCCAG GatccagttttgttttctggctCTCTAAGAATGAATCTGGACCCGTTAAACCAATACACTGATGCAGACATCTGGACAGCTTTGGAACTGACTCAGCTCAAGAACTTTGTTGCAGATTTGCCCGATCAGTTGGAATATAAGTGCACTGACCAAGGGGAAAACCTAAG CACTGGTCAGAAACAGCTGGTTTGTCTGGCCAGAGCACTTCTTCGGAAAGCCAAAATCCTCATTCTAGATGAGGCCACAGCAGCAGTAGATTTAGAAACTGATCTTCAGATTCAGTCCACCCTGAGGACTCAGTTCAAAGACAGCACAGTGTTAACAATAGCTCACCGGATAAACACTGTCATGGACTGTGACAG GATTTTAGTCTTGGAAAATGGTCGGATAGCTGAATTTGATACTCTGGAACACTTAATAGCTCAGAAGGGACTGTTCTACAGACTGATGGAAGAATCAGGCCTTGCGTGA